A section of the Alkalihalobacillus sp. LMS39 genome encodes:
- a CDS encoding gluconokinase has protein sequence MDKEYVFGLDIGTTSAKAVLFQRNGQVIAEQEQYYPIYHEKVNWAEQNPDEIERACRLVIHALIEKSEIPVSQWICGGISAAMHSLICVNEKIEALSPAIIWADQRSLSQAKQLTLSYSHLYEKTGTPLHPMSPLAKLIWLKESKVEAYQQAAYFISIKEYIIYKWFGEKVVDYSIASATGLFNIHNFCWEEESLKLAGISSHQLFTPVDPTFILHNIRPEVSKNLMLPAGFRFVLGASDGPLANLGIGAIRRFTSTPRIESQKQTFCYAFTKDLWIVGGPTNNGGNVLEWMKSFFDYNYTHEQLLVGASQSTIGANGLLCLPYLHGERAPLWDANAKGTFIGINPTHTRNDFVRSALEGVILALYHVANSMLPSAEQAITSLYASGGFARSPLWLQIVADVFYKEVIVPKSHQSSAWGAAWLALYALDEVSSLQQIKSCIPIEQSIHPNKKNHKTYEQLFLIYQSMSVTLRHTFDDLTNFQQFREEVDEDD, from the coding sequence ATGGACAAAGAATATGTTTTTGGTTTAGATATTGGGACAACAAGTGCAAAAGCTGTATTATTTCAACGAAACGGTCAAGTTATTGCAGAACAAGAACAATACTATCCAATCTACCATGAAAAAGTGAACTGGGCAGAACAAAATCCCGATGAAATCGAAAGAGCTTGTCGCCTTGTTATTCACGCCTTAATCGAAAAAAGTGAAATTCCAGTATCACAATGGATATGTGGTGGGATTTCTGCTGCTATGCATTCTCTCATTTGTGTGAATGAGAAAATCGAAGCCCTCTCCCCTGCGATAATTTGGGCTGACCAGCGCAGCCTGTCACAAGCAAAGCAACTGACATTGTCTTATTCCCACCTTTATGAAAAAACAGGGACTCCCCTACATCCGATGTCCCCTTTAGCAAAATTAATATGGTTAAAAGAATCAAAGGTTGAGGCCTACCAACAAGCTGCTTATTTCATTTCTATCAAAGAATATATCATTTATAAGTGGTTTGGTGAAAAAGTCGTCGACTATTCGATTGCATCTGCTACTGGACTATTCAACATTCATAATTTTTGTTGGGAAGAGGAATCACTAAAACTAGCTGGGATTTCATCTCACCAATTATTTACTCCTGTTGATCCTACTTTTATTTTACATAACATTCGTCCAGAAGTTTCAAAAAACTTAATGCTCCCAGCTGGTTTTCGCTTTGTCCTTGGAGCAAGTGATGGCCCATTAGCAAACCTTGGAATTGGTGCCATTCGTCGATTCACTTCAACCCCACGAATAGAATCTCAAAAGCAAACATTTTGTTATGCGTTTACAAAGGATTTATGGATCGTTGGTGGGCCAACAAACAACGGTGGAAATGTACTCGAGTGGATGAAATCTTTTTTTGACTACAACTATACTCATGAACAGCTTTTGGTTGGCGCTAGTCAATCTACAATTGGAGCCAATGGCTTACTTTGCCTACCTTATCTTCACGGTGAGCGAGCTCCTTTATGGGATGCGAATGCAAAAGGCACATTTATAGGAATAAATCCAACACATACACGGAATGACTTTGTTCGGTCAGCTTTAGAAGGTGTTATTTTAGCCTTATATCATGTTGCTAATTCCATGTTGCCTTCTGCTGAACAAGCAATAACTTCCCTTTATGCAAGTGGTGGATTTGCAAGGTCACCATTATGGTTACAAATTGTTGCAGATGTTTTTTATAAGGAGGTAATCGTACCAAAATCGCATCAAAGCTCGGCATGGGGAGCTGCTTGGCTAGCATTATATGCTTTAGATGAAGTTTCATCATTACAGCAAATAAAATCATGCATCCCCATTGAACAATCGATTCACCCGAATAAAAAAAATCATAAAACATATGAACAGCTTTTCTTAATTTATCAATCTATGTCTGTCACGTTACGTCACACGTTTGATGACTTAACCAATTTTCAACAATTCAGAGAGGAAGTGGATGAAGATGACTGA
- a CDS encoding Cof-type HAD-IIB family hydrolase, whose protein sequence is MKYKMIVLDMDDTLLQDDHTISERTKKALMKVQDAGVKVVLASGRPTYGMKEMAEELKLADYNSYILSFNGAKIIDWNTKKELYSSSLPPETVHSLYKLSKREDVWIHTYIEDTIVTEQLNPYSEIESKLTGLPLLEVPSFINAVQQPVVKVLMIENPEKLINVEATLKKELAGELTVLRSKPYFLEFTESGVTKGASLKQLIESLGIEQEEVMSFGDSYNDLTMIEFAGLGVAMGNATAEVKEKANYITDSNMNDGVAKVIEKFFNV, encoded by the coding sequence ATGAAATATAAAATGATAGTACTCGATATGGATGATACTTTATTACAAGATGACCATACGATTTCAGAACGTACAAAAAAGGCTTTAATGAAAGTGCAAGATGCCGGAGTAAAAGTCGTTTTGGCTTCAGGACGCCCGACATATGGGATGAAAGAAATGGCCGAAGAGTTAAAATTAGCGGACTATAACAGCTATATTTTATCATTTAATGGAGCAAAAATAATTGATTGGAATACGAAAAAAGAACTGTATAGCAGTTCACTTCCTCCAGAAACTGTACATTCTTTATATAAATTAAGTAAGCGCGAAGATGTTTGGATCCACACTTATATTGAAGATACGATTGTTACTGAACAACTCAATCCTTATAGTGAAATTGAAAGCAAACTAACAGGACTACCATTACTTGAAGTACCAAGCTTTATTAATGCAGTGCAACAACCAGTTGTTAAAGTGTTAATGATTGAAAATCCAGAGAAACTAATTAATGTGGAAGCAACATTAAAAAAAGAATTAGCAGGCGAATTAACAGTTCTCCGTTCAAAGCCCTATTTCTTAGAGTTTACTGAATCTGGTGTAACAAAAGGGGCTAGCCTCAAACAGTTAATTGAATCTTTAGGCATTGAGCAAGAAGAAGTCATGTCGTTCGGCGATAGCTATAATGATTTAACGATGATAGAATTCGCCGGCTTAGGCGTTGCTATGGGAAATGCAACAGCTGAAGTGAAAGAAAAAGCCAATTACATTACGGATTCAAATATGAATGATGGCGTCGCCAAAGTAATCGAAAAATTTTTTAACGTCTAA
- the yjjX gene encoding inosine/xanthosine triphosphatase, with translation MLSIGVGSTNPTKCNAVEQAFTHFQLSCTVKGMDVSSGVSPQPLSDEETIAGALNRAKSVMEMGIFDYAIGLEGGVQETTYGMFLCNWGAVVNKAGEESIGGGVRILLPEQIAISIKEGYELGIIMDKWTGGTEISKKQGAIGVLTKGTISRTIMFRDVVTCAFSKFL, from the coding sequence ATGCTCAGTATTGGTGTTGGCTCTACAAACCCTACTAAATGTAATGCTGTTGAACAAGCTTTTACTCATTTTCAGCTATCTTGCACCGTAAAAGGGATGGATGTTTCTTCAGGTGTTTCCCCGCAACCATTATCAGATGAAGAGACAATTGCAGGGGCATTAAACCGTGCGAAAAGTGTGATGGAAATGGGTATATTCGACTATGCCATTGGGTTAGAAGGTGGAGTGCAAGAAACAACGTATGGGATGTTTCTTTGTAATTGGGGGGCCGTCGTAAATAAAGCTGGAGAAGAAAGTATTGGAGGCGGCGTTCGAATTTTATTGCCTGAACAAATCGCTATATCGATTAAAGAAGGTTATGAGTTAGGAATAATTATGGATAAATGGACGGGTGGAACAGAAATTTCAAAAAAACAAGGAGCAATTGGAGTATTAACAAAGGGAACGATAAGTCGCACGATAATGTTTCGAGATGTCGTTACTTGTGCTTTTAGCAAGTTCCTATAA
- a CDS encoding YciI family protein has translation MAYFAAILEMKQKELNDLYRPQHLEFLKQLEEEGKVYKKGPFLDGSGGLVIYIADNFDEAKQIAEQDPYIIYGVRTLDLRQWGIG, from the coding sequence ATGGCTTATTTTGCTGCTATTTTAGAAATGAAACAAAAAGAATTAAATGATTTGTATCGACCGCAACACTTAGAATTTTTAAAACAGCTAGAAGAAGAAGGGAAAGTCTATAAAAAGGGACCATTCTTAGATGGTTCAGGCGGTTTAGTTATTTACATAGCTGATAATTTTGATGAAGCAAAGCAAATAGCAGAACAAGACCCGTATATTATTTATGGAGTTCGAACCCTTGATTTGCGCCAATGGGGTATCGGCTAA
- a CDS encoding DNA polymerase IV, whose product MNERTILLADMNSFFASCHQSKDPSLLNKPVIVGGSPTNKRKGMVIAASYEAKNKGVYTTMTVFEAVKKCPDAIIVQRNHPLYHEYSQKIMDFLRLIGDTEVASIDEAYVDITHHIQQGKSALQIAMYIQQTLWKKLKIPSSIGVGENRIIAKMAADVRKPFGITMMEPLQFCSYFHPQPIHVLHGCGKKTEEKLKKHGIQTIGELAFGDPMHLKMLLGRRGELIQRAANGVSSNKVNSKREKGEKTIGKEKTFSEPTADYEQIIGLAQAMVTSLVSRLEQKKLRAKTISIVYKLHRTDRSHTKNITISESSCDQGTIIKIVEQLYEQFLLEIPVTLFGVRLSNFEESKYEQLKLF is encoded by the coding sequence GTGAACGAGAGAACGATTCTTTTAGCAGATATGAACTCTTTTTTTGCTAGCTGTCACCAAAGCAAAGACCCTTCTCTTCTTAATAAACCTGTTATTGTCGGGGGTTCGCCAACGAACAAAAGAAAAGGAATGGTGATTGCTGCTAGTTATGAAGCAAAAAATAAAGGTGTTTATACAACAATGACCGTTTTTGAAGCTGTAAAAAAATGCCCTGACGCCATTATTGTTCAACGTAACCATCCACTATACCACGAATATTCGCAAAAAATAATGGATTTTTTGCGTCTTATTGGCGATACCGAAGTGGCATCCATTGATGAAGCTTATGTTGACATTACACATCATATCCAACAAGGGAAAAGTGCGTTACAAATCGCGATGTATATCCAACAAACGTTATGGAAAAAGTTAAAAATACCGTCCTCTATTGGAGTTGGTGAAAATCGTATTATTGCAAAAATGGCAGCTGATGTGAGAAAACCATTTGGCATTACTATGATGGAACCGTTACAGTTTTGTAGCTATTTTCATCCACAGCCGATTCATGTTTTACATGGGTGTGGTAAAAAAACAGAGGAAAAATTAAAGAAGCACGGCATACAAACTATCGGTGAACTCGCTTTTGGTGACCCGATGCATTTAAAAATGCTTTTAGGTCGTCGGGGTGAACTTATTCAGCGTGCCGCAAATGGAGTTTCGTCGAACAAAGTGAATTCGAAAAGAGAAAAAGGAGAAAAAACGATCGGGAAAGAAAAAACTTTCAGTGAACCAACAGCAGATTATGAGCAAATTATCGGTCTTGCTCAAGCGATGGTTACATCTTTAGTCTCCCGGTTAGAGCAAAAAAAACTCCGTGCTAAAACGATTTCTATTGTTTATAAATTGCACCGAACTGATCGAAGTCATACAAAAAATATTACAATTAGTGAATCTTCTTGCGACCAAGGTACGATTATAAAAATTGTGGAGCAGCTTTACGAACAATTTCTTCTTGAAATTCCTGTCACATTGTTTGGAGTAAGACTAAGTAATTTTGAGGAAAGTAAATACGAACAATTAAAATTATTTTAA
- a CDS encoding DUF2187 family protein has product MSEEQPIMSEVQIGDIVSIIKGTEKGKDGKVIAVYTNSVVVELERREKNGLPARTVINHSKYSVKS; this is encoded by the coding sequence ATGTCAGAAGAACAACCAATAATGTCCGAGGTCCAAATTGGGGATATCGTCTCGATTATTAAGGGGACTGAAAAAGGAAAAGATGGAAAAGTAATTGCGGTGTATACGAATTCAGTTGTCGTTGAATTAGAACGAAGAGAAAAAAACGGACTACCAGCGAGAACAGTCATAAATCATAGTAAATACTCTGTTAAATCGTAA
- a CDS encoding ATP-binding protein, translating to MEAVKAMFQPFFTLSFRNKILFSFLLLVCLLSGVSLLFVHTIDNVGGLSDGIEQEAIPEFVWIKEMQEETFTRRYALEQFLLYEETELLQFYFHNETTNALEETALPSSLAAIESEFSELNFIYLNKVDGLLKYNNIPGAKQVIEEEIHPRLLVIEKELSALENDTIYSITTNSNNISMMIKDSLIILLVSTCVGIILSIILACRISQDLTKPMEKLIDQVEAISKGKYGLEVDIVEQYDFHKLTTSINKMSMSLEESFNTLIKEKLVREQILSSLPIGIISIEGNEEDIQINDMAATVIGKRKEDIKRLIKSKQQSDHHEFWKWFFSKEYFQTRKTTFHTQHVKKKLLVSQTALLNETDDVIGRIFYFIDISEIDKLEERIHRSEKLALLGEVAAGAAHEIRNPLAVIHGFINMMNDSVSVEKRSKFHLPLLLKELERINQIVGNLLLLVKPGKPNFRPFELKEVLDDILPIIEGTCPSGITIDLKIDSHKIFIDYDQLKQVFYNLVRNSIQAIGLQGHISIYSERAPHKQIYIYIKDTGPGIPPDMQDQIFEPFISSKEDGTGLGLTIIQRIILNHYGKIELIESTKNGTTFRLTLPLHEK from the coding sequence ATGGAGGCTGTAAAAGCAATGTTCCAACCATTTTTCACACTATCTTTTCGAAACAAAATATTGTTCAGCTTTTTGCTTTTAGTGTGCCTCCTAAGTGGTGTTTCTTTGCTGTTCGTTCATACGATTGATAATGTTGGTGGACTTAGTGATGGAATTGAACAAGAAGCTATACCAGAATTTGTTTGGATTAAAGAAATGCAAGAAGAGACATTTACCCGTCGTTATGCTCTAGAGCAATTTCTTCTATATGAAGAAACTGAATTATTACAGTTTTACTTTCATAATGAAACAACCAATGCTCTCGAGGAAACTGCACTTCCATCCTCATTAGCAGCTATCGAGTCAGAATTTTCAGAGTTAAATTTTATATATTTAAACAAAGTAGATGGGCTCCTAAAGTATAATAATATACCTGGTGCTAAACAAGTAATTGAAGAAGAGATTCACCCTCGTTTGCTTGTTATCGAAAAAGAGTTGAGTGCATTGGAGAATGACACCATTTACTCTATCACAACAAACTCAAATAATATTTCGATGATGATTAAGGACTCTCTTATTATCTTATTAGTTTCAACTTGTGTAGGTATCATTTTATCGATTATCCTTGCGTGCCGGATTAGTCAAGACTTGACGAAACCAATGGAAAAACTTATAGACCAAGTAGAAGCGATTTCAAAAGGGAAATACGGTTTAGAAGTTGATATAGTCGAGCAATATGATTTTCATAAGTTAACAACTTCGATAAATAAAATGTCAATGAGCCTCGAAGAATCCTTTAATACTTTGATTAAAGAGAAGCTCGTTCGGGAACAAATTTTATCTTCCTTACCTATTGGAATCATTTCAATTGAAGGCAATGAAGAAGATATTCAAATCAATGATATGGCAGCAACGGTGATAGGAAAGCGAAAAGAAGACATAAAACGTTTAATTAAATCTAAGCAACAATCTGACCATCACGAGTTTTGGAAATGGTTTTTTTCAAAAGAATATTTCCAAACGAGAAAAACAACTTTTCATACACAACATGTGAAAAAAAAGCTCCTCGTTTCTCAGACCGCCCTACTTAACGAAACCGATGATGTCATTGGGAGGATATTTTATTTTATTGATATATCAGAAATCGATAAACTGGAAGAGCGAATTCACCGTTCTGAGAAGTTAGCTTTGCTTGGAGAAGTTGCCGCCGGTGCCGCACATGAAATACGGAATCCATTGGCCGTTATTCATGGATTTATAAATATGATGAATGACAGTGTTTCTGTTGAAAAGCGATCCAAATTTCATCTTCCCTTACTTTTAAAAGAATTAGAACGGATTAATCAAATCGTTGGAAATTTATTATTATTAGTTAAGCCAGGTAAGCCGAATTTCAGACCGTTTGAACTTAAAGAGGTTTTAGATGACATTCTCCCTATCATTGAGGGAACTTGTCCTAGTGGCATTACGATCGATTTAAAAATTGACTCACATAAAATTTTTATCGATTATGACCAATTAAAACAAGTATTTTATAATTTAGTTCGAAACAGCATTCAAGCTATAGGTTTACAAGGTCATATTTCTATTTATAGTGAAAGAGCTCCTCATAAGCAAATTTATATTTATATTAAAGATACAGGTCCTGGTATCCCTCCCGATATGCAAGATCAAATCTTTGAACCATTTATAAGCTCAAAAGAAGATGGGACAGGGCTAGGACTAACGATTATTCAGCGAATTATCCTAAATCACTATGGAAAAATCGAGCTTATCGAATCGACAAAAAATGGGACAACATTTCGGTTAACATTACCACTCCATGAAAAATAG
- a CDS encoding BMP family ABC transporter substrate-binding protein — translation MSQANLSKRLIYISIVITSFVMAFLGFRIYSVVTISEDDVFAHDYHSIGIITSDVIHDQSWGSLAYEGKLLIEDKFPVSVDLISERETEQEMQESIQQFIEEGKSLIIGHGREFSDVFTDFASKHPEIHFVTLNGESTYPNQSVVSSHLLSHGYMAGMVSSYMTKSNKIAIIQPNETTGGVGFEMSVAEHNPKAIIYNQIVGSRDDEKEAAKLAKEVIEAGVDVIFTSGNAYNRAVINEAKSADVYVIGYIDDQSYMAKDHVVTSIIIDIPKKYENIVNQFLSKDGIPSGNIVYDFKDEIYRLAPFGQMVPDDVKNQVNDKITRYNQGDYKIEFPEE, via the coding sequence ATGTCACAAGCGAATTTATCTAAGAGGCTAATTTACATTAGCATTGTAATCACATCCTTTGTCATGGCTTTTCTAGGTTTTCGCATTTATTCAGTTGTTACAATCTCGGAAGATGATGTGTTTGCACACGACTATCATTCTATTGGAATTATTACTTCTGATGTTATTCATGACCAAAGCTGGGGCAGTCTAGCATATGAAGGAAAATTACTAATTGAAGACAAGTTTCCAGTAAGTGTTGACTTAATTAGTGAAAGAGAAACAGAACAAGAAATGCAAGAGTCCATTCAACAGTTTATTGAGGAAGGCAAATCATTAATTATTGGGCATGGGCGTGAGTTTTCTGATGTATTTACGGATTTTGCATCAAAACATCCGGAAATTCACTTTGTTACGTTAAACGGTGAGTCTACTTATCCAAACCAATCAGTTGTTTCTTCCCATCTTCTTTCTCATGGGTACATGGCTGGAATGGTTTCTTCCTATATGACGAAGTCAAATAAAATTGCCATAATTCAACCTAACGAAACGACAGGTGGAGTTGGCTTCGAGATGTCAGTCGCTGAACATAATCCAAAGGCTATCATTTATAATCAGATTGTCGGGAGTCGAGATGATGAAAAAGAAGCTGCTAAACTAGCTAAAGAAGTGATTGAAGCTGGAGTGGATGTTATTTTCACGAGCGGAAATGCGTATAACCGAGCTGTTATCAATGAAGCAAAATCTGCTGATGTGTATGTAATTGGATATATTGACGACCAATCGTATATGGCAAAAGACCATGTCGTTACAAGTATAATTATCGATATACCAAAAAAATACGAAAATATCGTAAACCAATTCTTATCAAAAGACGGAATTCCCTCTGGCAATATTGTTTATGATTTTAAAGATGAAATCTATCGTTTAGCTCCGTTTGGACAAATGGTTCCTGACGATGTAAAAAATCAAGTGAATGACAAAATCACCCGATACAATCAAGGAGATTACAAAATCGAATTTCCTGAAGAGTAA
- a CDS encoding PIN domain-containing protein → MIFLHFLLDKLGVGANSVAIIYVLSALLVSYYYYVNKPYTVNKSTAVWLNILVVGTGQFYLRQYIIGLIFLIFHLGFYLSLMIFGTNLEDGVVMMLFVVPTVISAVYSNITSNRVRERLHRNSMQEVAVRKYKLLVPYIERGIGFAPDTNILMHQALTLIAAFYDSNVHLFISKQVFKELEGLKKNKLPSVRNHAQIAFDIIELYQQENRLDLLDIPSSTYLMKNNLTNSNSDDRIIGSYLYALKEQRIPMLFLSNDKGARIIARNIGIPLQSV, encoded by the coding sequence ATGATATTTTTACATTTTTTACTAGATAAGCTTGGTGTTGGTGCAAATAGCGTTGCTATTATCTATGTTCTATCAGCATTGTTAGTAAGTTATTATTACTATGTCAATAAACCATATACAGTTAATAAATCGACAGCAGTTTGGTTGAATATTCTTGTCGTTGGGACAGGTCAATTTTACCTTCGTCAATATATTATTGGACTTATATTTCTTATTTTCCATTTAGGCTTCTACTTATCTTTAATGATTTTCGGTACGAATTTAGAAGATGGTGTCGTTATGATGCTCTTTGTAGTTCCTACAGTTATTTCTGCCGTGTATTCGAATATAACAAGTAATCGAGTCCGTGAACGCCTTCACCGAAACTCCATGCAAGAAGTAGCTGTTAGAAAGTATAAATTACTTGTGCCTTATATTGAAAGAGGAATAGGTTTTGCCCCAGATACGAATATATTGATGCACCAAGCGTTAACATTAATTGCTGCTTTTTACGACAGTAATGTCCATTTATTTATTAGTAAACAAGTCTTTAAAGAGTTGGAAGGACTTAAGAAAAATAAATTACCATCTGTACGAAACCATGCTCAGATCGCCTTTGATATTATCGAATTATATCAACAAGAAAATAGGTTAGATTTATTAGATATCCCATCTTCCACTTACCTAATGAAAAACAACTTAACGAATTCTAATTCAGATGATAGAATCATTGGTTCATATTTGTATGCACTAAAAGAACAACGAATTCCGATGTTGTTTTTATCAAATGATAAAGGTGCTAGAATTATAGCTCGTAATATTGGGATTCCACTCCAATCTGTATAG
- a CDS encoding PIN domain-containing protein, whose translation MENNKDLQLDEVQQQKLKVIPDTNFFIDGLEYLQTLQPKDIIVSSIVVKELDGLKSSNENSTQEVKDRAYKVRKAIHFITDSNLQVENPPLKSRLEELQLQDSNDDKIIATGLHVQQKTNELVVFLTFDRAASLIARAVNMTCPKLSYDDIKPKVTYRNSNKERPSYQSSYFRNKEEETKSTPSYPKHYTKESTGKTGVGSKDRPKLKMNGKTGLASHDKTRRSPKLTKRKKKNFTLLISRLIVLFVIVFFVISAIQRSDERSVKIDEQQQIFENLPIPFDNVEITLTELKSGDNGFQLFYDVINRNEFEIEFGHPLEKLSEEEPSGALAQYKKQLSLHSEVITLRYDNDTVEYTSGRALLKPNQVERMYIGGRQPIETLTSIHAWVQDIESGEVREMIFNVSE comes from the coding sequence ATGGAAAACAACAAGGACCTTCAACTTGATGAAGTACAACAACAGAAATTGAAAGTCATACCTGATACGAATTTTTTTATTGATGGTCTAGAATATCTACAAACATTACAGCCTAAAGATATCATCGTTAGTAGTATTGTTGTAAAAGAACTAGATGGATTAAAATCATCAAACGAAAATTCAACTCAAGAAGTTAAAGACAGGGCTTATAAAGTAAGGAAAGCAATACACTTCATTACTGATTCAAATTTACAAGTAGAAAATCCACCACTAAAATCTCGGTTAGAGGAATTACAATTGCAAGATAGCAATGATGATAAAATCATAGCAACAGGATTACATGTACAACAAAAAACAAATGAATTAGTCGTTTTTTTAACGTTTGATCGTGCTGCAAGTTTAATTGCTAGAGCGGTTAATATGACTTGCCCTAAATTATCTTACGATGATATAAAGCCAAAGGTAACTTATAGAAATTCAAACAAAGAACGACCGTCCTATCAGTCAAGTTATTTCCGAAATAAGGAAGAGGAAACAAAATCAACCCCAAGTTATCCAAAACATTATACAAAAGAAAGCACTGGGAAAACAGGTGTTGGCTCTAAAGACAGGCCGAAATTAAAAATGAATGGTAAAACAGGATTAGCGTCTCATGATAAAACAAGACGTTCACCGAAGCTTACAAAACGGAAAAAGAAAAATTTTACACTTTTAATCTCAAGACTCATTGTGCTATTTGTTATCGTTTTTTTTGTTATATCTGCTATCCAACGTTCTGATGAAAGAAGTGTAAAAATAGATGAGCAACAGCAAATCTTTGAAAATCTTCCTATTCCATTTGACAATGTAGAAATAACCCTTACGGAGTTAAAATCTGGCGATAATGGCTTTCAATTATTTTATGACGTAATCAATCGAAATGAGTTTGAGATTGAATTTGGTCATCCTTTAGAAAAGCTTAGCGAGGAAGAACCTTCTGGTGCTCTTGCTCAATATAAAAAACAATTATCTTTACATTCGGAAGTCATTACACTTAGATATGACAATGATACTGTTGAATATACTTCTGGAAGGGCGCTCTTAAAGCCAAATCAAGTTGAGAGGATGTATATTGGAGGAAGACAACCTATAGAGACGTTAACCTCTATTCATGCTTGGGTTCAAGATATAGAATCTGGAGAAGTGCGAGAAATGATTTTTAATGTAAGTGAATAA
- a CDS encoding S16 family serine protease, with product MIIFLAILFIVFEILLIISGSFLFFLTTGYVNYFIVFIAIILLSYPLYVHYLPRRLQIGFLEYLVFFPVLIVMLWAGSEEQMYKNNHAKLSFFDDEMAKYVDEDKRLLSVSTLSTFGKIDDLYELASDLEVIENDGTQLTLVSKRSYLYAKIDYSYQDIVASFKLDPFSKSGENLIMYFGEDIKEYPFYQDFMERDAYGDSGGLALATAIMQERNMIHVSREIAITGAVDEHGYVHPVGGLVQKIPQAAFYEAEIFLCPAENLEFALFLKKHFDLSIEIVGISHIDELLELDFNKLHNEQPKFMK from the coding sequence TTGATTATTTTTCTAGCTATTTTATTTATTGTTTTCGAGATTTTATTGATTATAAGTGGATCATTTTTGTTTTTTTTGACGACTGGGTATGTAAACTACTTTATCGTTTTTATTGCTATCATCTTATTAAGCTACCCGTTATATGTACACTATTTACCAAGAAGATTACAAATAGGTTTTTTGGAATACTTAGTGTTTTTCCCTGTACTAATTGTTATGTTATGGGCTGGTTCTGAAGAGCAAATGTACAAGAATAATCATGCAAAACTTTCTTTTTTTGATGATGAAATGGCAAAGTATGTTGATGAAGATAAACGATTATTATCTGTAAGTACGTTAAGTACGTTTGGAAAAATAGATGATTTGTATGAGCTAGCAAGTGATTTAGAAGTTATCGAAAACGATGGAACACAATTAACTCTTGTGAGCAAACGTTCTTATCTTTATGCGAAAATCGATTATAGTTATCAAGATATTGTAGCAAGCTTTAAACTCGACCCATTTTCAAAATCAGGTGAAAATCTCATAATGTACTTTGGTGAAGACATTAAAGAGTACCCGTTTTATCAAGACTTTATGGAAAGAGATGCGTATGGTGATAGTGGTGGATTAGCTTTAGCGACAGCGATCATGCAAGAAAGAAATATGATACATGTTTCAAGGGAAATTGCCATTACTGGAGCAGTTGATGAACATGGGTATGTTCATCCTGTCGGTGGTCTAGTACAAAAAATTCCTCAAGCAGCATTTTACGAGGCAGAGATATTTTTATGCCCAGCTGAGAATCTTGAGTTTGCGTTATTTCTAAAAAAACATTTTGATTTATCAATAGAGATTGTTGGAATTTCCCATATCGATGAGTTGTTAGAATTGGATTTTAACAAACTTCATAATGAACAACCTAAATTCATGAAATGA
- a CDS encoding spore gernimation protein, producing MKKRGYSTMIRNLIITNISHGASINYGPTIHKGHQANQKIETGEIVIGDEFTFGCPNEEDNEENDEKKE from the coding sequence TTGAAGAAAAGAGGATATTCGACAATGATTCGTAATCTCATAATCACTAATATCTCCCATGGTGCTTCGATTAATTATGGCCCAACCATTCATAAGGGACACCAAGCCAATCAAAAAATTGAGACAGGAGAAATTGTTATTGGGGATGAATTTACTTTTGGATGTCCAAATGAAGAAGATAATGAAGAAAACGACGAAAAAAAAGAATAA